ATCACTTTCGATTGGATGAATGGGAGTCTCTGGAGAAACTTTTAAAGAATCTGAATGAAGAAGAAAAAGAACTCTGCCTAAAAATATTGAGCGTAACTTGTTGTTTTGATGGTAAAATTTCCTTCTTTGAAAGAAAACATCTCCCACTCGTCTTTGGCGAAAAATCAAAGGAAAGATTGGAATGGGTAGAATCTCTCGCGAATTCGATTGGGCGCGGGGACTTGGAGGAGGCGAGAGAACTGTCTAAGATAAATTTTTCGGTTCCTCGATAGGATCATAAAATGCAGGCCGTAGTTCAGTGGTTTGAATCTATTTTTCAATCGATTCCTCTTCCTTTGTTGGAGGTTTGGGGAAATTTCGGTTATTTCTTCGGCTTGATTCTTATGGTTTCCGCCTTCGGTGGTTTTACGTTTAAACCCGGAGGAAAATTCGGATTTGGGAGAGAAAGACAGGCTTGGGATACGCAGGCCTTCCTAAGTATTCCTCTTACCTTTGTTCTCATTTTTATCACGGGATATCTCGGCTCTTTTGTAGTTTTGGTTCCGGGAGCTCAAACGTTCGAGTCTCTCAAGGACCTTTCGGTTTTTCTTTGTATCGTTTTGTTCGGTTATCCCGCGTTGATCGCGGTTCCATTCGCATACGGTCTTTCCGATTTGATAGAGGGAGTTCCTCCCAATTTTTTACTCGATTGGTTGCTCGGATACTTTATCAATCCTGCATGTTTCTGGGTCGCTTATCAATTGATAGGAAGGGATCCCGACTTTCGAAAAATCAAAGTCTGGTTCTATTATCTTTTCTTTGTATTCATTTTTATGGCCGTCGAACCTCTGCTCTGGGGTTATATCTGTGCAAATCAATTCACGCCGGGGATCTCTTATAGAAATATAACGCCGGCTTTGCTTTTTACGACGTCGATCACTTGGATTCTCGCACCGTTTGCGATGCTCGTTGCGCTTCCTCTCGCAAAAAAATACGGAATGTTTTGGATTCAAATTCCGTGTCACGTAAGAGAATTCGTCTTCGATCGAAAAGAATGGCTCTGGAACGAAGTTAAAAATCCGTACGAAGAAGAAACTCCGATTCTTGGTTTACCGATTCGGATGTTTATGGTGACTCCGTTTATCTTTCTCGTGATGGCTATGGTCGGAATGACCGCGTATCTCAATCTAAAAAGTTCCGAGAGCGCCGCGGATAAACTTGCCGGGCAATTGCATCAGGAAATTTCAGAAAACATCAATCTTCAATTGGATCGGTATCTTGAGAATTCTCGCAAACAAGAGGAATATTTTCGTTTAAAGGGGATTCTTCCTCTTCTAAAATCGATGAGCATAGCGGAACACGGTCGTGCGATCATCATCGATCGTTCCGGAACTCTGATCGGTTCTTCCAAATACGAAAATGCCGGTGATTGGAAACAAGGCGTCGAAGGGGATCTCGTTTTTGTAAACGCGCTTCAAACTCTACGAAAAAATCTGGGAGATCTCAATACGCTTAAATCTCCTGTTCAATTTAGTTTTGACGTAATCACCGCAAAACCTTTGTCTCTTGAGACTTGGCTTACGCAAGCCACTCCATACGAAGACAATCACGGAGATAAGAATTGGATCGTGATCACTGCGATTCCCGCCGCGTATTATCTGGAAGGAGTTCGTATCGGAAGTAGTCAGTCGGCGATGGTGTTTGCGATCGCTCTTACTCTATCTTTGTTGATTGGTGCGTTTCTCGCGGGAATCGTCACCGCCCCGATCCAAAAAATTCTGAACGCGAGTCGTGCGATGGCACACGGAGATTTTGAACAAAGGGTTCCGAGCAGTCGTCTGGAAGAATTGGGAACTCTTTCTCATTCTTTCAATTATATGGCCGAACAACTTCAAGAATCCTTTCAAAGAACGAAGTCGAGTGAAGAGAGGTTTCGAGATCTTGTGGACAGAACTCCCGGGATCGTTTGGGAAGCCGACGCCACGAATTTTAATTTTACTTTTGTGAGTCAGCAGGTTGTGAGCATGCTCGGTTATTCCGTGGACGAATGGAAAGAACCGGGCTTTTGGGCGAATCATCTTTATCCCGACGACCGAAGTTGGGCCGTCGATTTTTGTATCGCTTGCACGGGAAGAATGAAGGCTCACGACTTTGAATATCGTTTTTTGAGAAAGGACGGTAGCGTGGTTTGGCTTCGGGATCTCGTAAAAGTAATCGTTTTCGACAATAAACCGCAGTGGTTGCGGGGAGTGATGGTCGACGTAACCGAACTCAAACAGATCGAAGAAAATCTTCGTGAAAGAAATCAGTTTATAGAATCGATCCTGGATATTACTCCGGATATATTATATATTTATGATATACTGGAAAAAAAGAACGTATATAGCAACAACGGAATCGAAATCGTTCTCGGATATTCGGTGGAAGAATTACAGTCGATGGGAGACAAGCTCGTTAGCGGTTTGATGCATCCCGACGACTACGAAACTTACGTAAGGGAAGTGCTTCCTCGTTACGAGAAGGCGAGCGATAAGGATTTGATAGAACATCAGTATCGAATGAGGCACATCGATGGAAACTGGAGATGGTTGATTTCCAGAGAATTGATTTATAAAAGAAATCCGAACGGTTCCCCCGAACAAATTTTCGGAATTATCTACGACATTACGAAAAGTAAAGAAGCGGAAGAGACGATCCTGGATCTCAACGCAAACTTGGAAAAAAAGATCGACCTTCGAACGGAAGAACTTCGCAAATCGAATTCAGATTTAGTGGAAGCCGTTCGAAATCTGGAAAAGATCATGAAGGAACTCCAAGGAGCTCAGGATCAATTGCTTCTTTCCGAAAAGTTAGCCGCCATCGGTCAGCTCGCCGCGGGAATGACTCACGAACTCAACACACCTTTGGGTGCGATCGTATCTTCGAACCGGGCGATCTTGGAAATTCTTCAAAACGAAATCGGAGAAATTCCAAATTTGATTTTTAATTTTAGCGAAAAAGAAGTTCAGGATTTTAAAATTCTTTTGGCGGAAAGTCTACAGGACGCTTCTCAATCGGAGATCATTCCGAATCGAAGTTTAAAAAAAGAACTCATCCAATTTTTCAAAAACGCCGGAATTCCAGATTATGAAAACGTAGCGAGCGCAGTCTTGGATTCGGGCGTTTACAGATTGGGAGAGAAACTTCCCGATCTTTTAAAGACGGAAAAGAGAATGGAAATTTTAACCGCGGTTTCCTCTTTTTCTACAATCGTAAGATTGAGCAACGTGATATCCATTGCCAGCGGAAAGGCTTCTCACGTTGTGGAGGCCTTGAAGAATTATTTGAACCCCGGAATCAACGAACAAGAGAGTGAAATCGTTCCCGTAGATATAAAGTCTGAAATTGAAATCATTCTTACTTTATATCATACAAAAATAAAATACGGCGTTGAAATCGTTAAGGACTATCGGACCGGAGAACTTTGTCTCGGAGACGGAAATAAACTCAATCAAGTTTGGATTAATCTCTTGAATAATGGTTTGCAGTCCATGAATTATCAGGGGAAGATTGAAATCTGTATTGAAAAACAGGATTCATGGATTATAACTTCTTTTATCGATTCGGGAAGCGGAATTCCGGATTCAATAAAAGACAAAATTTTCGAACCTTTTTTTACAACAAAGAAACAGGGGGAGGGAATCGGCCTCGGACTGGATATTTGTAAAAAGATTATAGAGAAGCTGGGCGGAAAGATAGAGTTTGAAAGTGTTCCTGGAAGAACAAAGTTCAGCGTGTGGTTAAAATCCGCAAGCTCGGTATAACGGAGATACCTAAAAGATACTATGGAAAATAACGCTATTCTCTGCGTGGACGACGAGCCGATCATCTTGATCGCACTGAAACAGGAATTAAAAAAACAATTCGGGAACGAGTTTCAATATGAAACCGCGATCAATGCGCAAGAAGCCCTTGAAGTTGTGGATGAGTTGGTAGGAAACGGGATCAATGTAATTCTTATTCTCTCCGATTGGAGAATGCCCGGTATCAAGGGAGATGAATTCTTAATATTAGTTCATCAAAAATATCCTCATATACGTTCTATATTGATCACAGGTCACGTCGACGAAGCCGCGGCGGAAAGAGTGATGAGAGAAGCGGGGACTTATGCCGTTCTTCCCAAACCCTGGGATTCGAAACAATTGCTGGACGCGGTCAAGGTTTGTTGCGGTAAGAATTAGATTGATTTCGAAAATCTGATGCGCCTGGAAGCGATTGAAATTTCAATTGCCCGTCTGCGTATAACGAAAGACCTTGTAATCAAAGGGATTGCTCCTTTTGGGAGAGTTTAATGAAAATTCACCGATATGATTCTATACCGGATGTGAAGGAAATCGGCGATGGAATCTTCAAAACGGAAATCCCTCAGCCGTTCTATTCACCTAACAACATTTATATTCTTCCTGATGGAGAACCCACTATCATCGACTCGGGTTATATCGAAAACCTGGGACTTTTACAGAAGGCTCTAAAGAAGATCGGTCTTTCTTTGAGTAAGATCAAACATATCATCTATACTCACAATCATCTGGATCACATGAGCGCTGCCTTGACTCTTCGTTATTATACGGACGCTAAGTTATACGCGATGGCGGGAATGGCCGCCGGCATCGACAACTACGTTGAATTCGTTCAAGTATTTCAGAGAGCGATGAGAAGATTGGTCTACAAAGGTCATCACGATAATTCCATTCGAGCTCAAGAACTCAAAAGAGTCGATACCGGAATTTTTGAATTTCAAGACGCTCTGAACAATTCGGAAAGAGTCGATCCTTATTTGAACTTCGACGTGGAACTCGTGGAAGGGGACGTGATCGTGGCGGGAGGAAGAGAGATCGGAATTCTTTATACGCCGGGTCACAATCGTTGGCATCTTACTCCTTACATTCTCGGAGAAAAAATCTATTTCACCGGCGATCTTGTGTTACAAAATATTTCTTCCATCTATGCGGAGATTGACGGAAACCTCTACGACTATCATCAATCCTTAGATCGTCTTTCTAAACTTCCGATTCGGAGACTTCTTCCCGCGCACGGACCGGAGCCGGAAGATCCGCAGAGAGCGATCAAACTTCTTTCCAAAACTCTCAACCTCTTGGAAAGAGGGGTTGTTCGCCGACTGAAAGAGAATGATCAGGATCTTTCCACTTTGGTTTTGGAGGCGATGGGAGAAAAGGTCGCGAATAGCGGATACTATAACACCGCTTTGGCGATCATGCATTCTTTGATTCGAAAGCTTATCGATCAGGGGCAGGTTCGTATTATGGAAATAGATCCTCCTTATGAAAAGTATCACTGGATCGGCGGCGAGTAAGAATTTTGTGTTCATTCTAAGATCAGATTACTTTTTCGATCGCGAGACTTCTCAAATATAAATAGAATAAAAAGTAGATCACAACTACGAATTCTAAGATAGAAACGGGAATCCAAATTCGTCTCTGATGATTTGGATTCCTTTGAAGATAAACTCTACTCAAATAGCCGCTTACAATAATTACAAAAGGCAACGTCGCGTTGTATATTGGTGCAACGGACAGAATCGCATATATGCCCGCGGCTTGACTGAGACTCAAATCGAATAAACCGAATTCTATACCCAGCGCTTCGATGACCATTATGGCCGGAAGCAAGGGGA
This is a stretch of genomic DNA from Leptospira tipperaryensis. It encodes these proteins:
- a CDS encoding response regulator; translated protein: MENNAILCVDDEPIILIALKQELKKQFGNEFQYETAINAQEALEVVDELVGNGINVILILSDWRMPGIKGDEFLILVHQKYPHIRSILITGHVDEAAAERVMREAGTYAVLPKPWDSKQLLDAVKVCCGKN
- a CDS encoding PAS domain-containing protein, with amino-acid sequence MQAVVQWFESIFQSIPLPLLEVWGNFGYFFGLILMVSAFGGFTFKPGGKFGFGRERQAWDTQAFLSIPLTFVLIFITGYLGSFVVLVPGAQTFESLKDLSVFLCIVLFGYPALIAVPFAYGLSDLIEGVPPNFLLDWLLGYFINPACFWVAYQLIGRDPDFRKIKVWFYYLFFVFIFMAVEPLLWGYICANQFTPGISYRNITPALLFTTSITWILAPFAMLVALPLAKKYGMFWIQIPCHVREFVFDRKEWLWNEVKNPYEEETPILGLPIRMFMVTPFIFLVMAMVGMTAYLNLKSSESAADKLAGQLHQEISENINLQLDRYLENSRKQEEYFRLKGILPLLKSMSIAEHGRAIIIDRSGTLIGSSKYENAGDWKQGVEGDLVFVNALQTLRKNLGDLNTLKSPVQFSFDVITAKPLSLETWLTQATPYEDNHGDKNWIVITAIPAAYYLEGVRIGSSQSAMVFAIALTLSLLIGAFLAGIVTAPIQKILNASRAMAHGDFEQRVPSSRLEELGTLSHSFNYMAEQLQESFQRTKSSEERFRDLVDRTPGIVWEADATNFNFTFVSQQVVSMLGYSVDEWKEPGFWANHLYPDDRSWAVDFCIACTGRMKAHDFEYRFLRKDGSVVWLRDLVKVIVFDNKPQWLRGVMVDVTELKQIEENLRERNQFIESILDITPDILYIYDILEKKNVYSNNGIEIVLGYSVEELQSMGDKLVSGLMHPDDYETYVREVLPRYEKASDKDLIEHQYRMRHIDGNWRWLISRELIYKRNPNGSPEQIFGIIYDITKSKEAEETILDLNANLEKKIDLRTEELRKSNSDLVEAVRNLEKIMKELQGAQDQLLLSEKLAAIGQLAAGMTHELNTPLGAIVSSNRAILEILQNEIGEIPNLIFNFSEKEVQDFKILLAESLQDASQSEIIPNRSLKKELIQFFKNAGIPDYENVASAVLDSGVYRLGEKLPDLLKTEKRMEILTAVSSFSTIVRLSNVISIASGKASHVVEALKNYLNPGINEQESEIVPVDIKSEIEIILTLYHTKIKYGVEIVKDYRTGELCLGDGNKLNQVWINLLNNGLQSMNYQGKIEICIEKQDSWIITSFIDSGSGIPDSIKDKIFEPFFTTKKQGEGIGLGLDICKKIIEKLGGKIEFESVPGRTKFSVWLKSASSV
- a CDS encoding MBL fold metallo-hydrolase, whose protein sequence is MKIHRYDSIPDVKEIGDGIFKTEIPQPFYSPNNIYILPDGEPTIIDSGYIENLGLLQKALKKIGLSLSKIKHIIYTHNHLDHMSAALTLRYYTDAKLYAMAGMAAGIDNYVEFVQVFQRAMRRLVYKGHHDNSIRAQELKRVDTGIFEFQDALNNSERVDPYLNFDVELVEGDVIVAGGREIGILYTPGHNRWHLTPYILGEKIYFTGDLVLQNISSIYAEIDGNLYDYHQSLDRLSKLPIRRLLPAHGPEPEDPQRAIKLLSKTLNLLERGVVRRLKENDQDLSTLVLEAMGEKVANSGYYNTALAIMHSLIRKLIDQGQVRIMEIDPPYEKYHWIGGE